ctcccagcaaaaaaaaaaaaaaaaaaaaaaaaggagtggcCGCTAAACAACCCTTCTCCAAGAACAGGTCCCCTCGTCGGCGCACAAAAGGAGAAGTAAACAAAAAGGCAGCCACAGCAGAAAGCTGAGCAGAAAACCAGCAAAATACGTCTGCCAAATGGAGAAGACCACCTCTAAAAAGTGGGGGGGAAGAACAAATGATGATCAGGCCTCTAAGAGGAAGATACAATCAGCTGAGGGGGATAAATCCAACACAGAGGGTCCAGACCCTCTGAGCTCCCTCTTAGAATTGGGGGATATTTTCATaccccgcacccagcccctcaCACAATGAGTTCAATCATTACAGCTGATATGTGATTCAAGGAAACACTGTGTGCTTTGAGGGTCCTGTCCTGCCCATGGAGGCAAATGGCCCTGTAACCATGCATGGTGACCAAGAGGGCCACGAGGTCTCTGGGCATCAATATAAACACATATGAAGAAAGGTGGTGTTTGGAGGTACCACATGCATCTGCACCATCACCAGCACGAGGTAGGGCTCAAGCAGTGGTTGAGAGAAGTTTACTCAGTGAGCATTCACAGACTCATCATTCTACTGTGATTCTACCCCCAACATTCAAAGGCCATCTCCACACAACCCAGGTTCACCCAGCCAAAACTATGCCTGGAGTTACCCCTCCCTCTATGTGCTGAGGCAGTGATGTGTGTTTCTCCTAGTGTTGGCAGCCCTGGGCCCGGCTCAGAATGAAATGATCGCAGAGTAGGAGCAAGGCATCGAAGCGCTGGAGTCGCTGTAGGACCTGGGCCAGGGCAGGAACAGTGACTGTGTCTCCTGAGGAGGCAAGGTGAGCGACGAGCTGCTTGAATCCAGACATCCTGCTCACCAGATGGGATGggacccccagctccacccccacgtGGCTGAAATTCTTGAGACCAGACAAGCAAGGGTCCAACTGGAAGCCAAGTAACAGCACCAAGGAGTGGGGGAGCTGTATTATGGGGAGACCTGGGGATGGCAAAAAAGGGAGGTGAGAGCCTGTCTACCAACGAGGGAAGGGTGTCCTGCAAATAAGGCAGTGAGGCCCATATCacggtccctgcccccacccatctGATGAGCAGCTGCAACATCACCTTCTGCCTGGCCTCAGCACAGAGGGAACTTTTGCCACGGGGCACTAATGCATTTCCTTTCAGTGCTTAGCCTCATgaccctggctctcagccccagggGAGCTTAATCCTCACCACAGGCACCGACTTTTCaactgccagggggtgctcaacctccggctctgccccaggcccagcccccactcacccctttccccaaggccacacCCTGCCTCTTCtcgcctctgctccacccccctaCCTCTTCCCAcgcagttctgccccctcccccgagcgcaccgcttccccgctcctccccctccctcccagccttcctGCATGTGGCGAAACAGCTGTTCACAGCGGGTGGGAGGCGCAGGGAGGGAGGCGCTGATGGCAGGGCCCATcggcgggcgggaggcgctgggaatgggagggggagctgatagggggctgccagtaggtgctcagcacccaccattttttcccccatgggtgctccagccccagagcattcACGGAGTCTGCGCCTATGATCCTCACTGTTAATACAGGTAAACTAGGTGCCTGTCCCCGACCCCTCCCACAATCCAAGGTGTGTCACAGAACGGCTTGACCATCCCCGCATTAATGCCACAGGCCCAGCGAAAGAGGGTCAGCCACAGATCTCTACGTCAACTGTCAGGCCTCCACCTGAACCCTTGGGGAGCAAGGACATGACTGAAAAATGCTGCCCAGACAGCCACTCACCTTGTGTGACGCTGCTAATCTCACACACAAGGCTCAGGACATCATTCACCTGCTAAGACAAAGACCCCCAAGGATTGGGGAGATTCATTAGGGAATGAGCAACAATCATATGTGGATCTTGTCAGTGCTCCACTCACAGGACCTGCCCTGTATGAATAATGGCCTGGATATTTCCATTCCATCCATACATCGCCACTCAGTTAGGGCAGCAAGCCTATTAAGATGCTCTAAGTTCTTCCAGCAAACCACCATCTCAATAAACAAGTACTTGAAGCTAAGCTAGTAAGTTAATTACCTGCTAGACATTTTTTAGACTTATGTTAATCACTAATCCATCGCAAACTGGTGAGGAGACCAGATGGCTCAAGGGACTGGGAAGCAGAGTTGTTCACCAACAGGTCAGTTTTCCATACTGGCAAACATGCAAAGATGATTCACAGGTGTTGCAGGGATCAGGTGAACTGTACAGATTCTGCTGAGTAAAGGACGTGCTTGGCCTTTGCCCTTTTGCCAGGCTGAGTATCTGAACCCAGCCCAGGTTGGTAGTTGCAACCATCTGATAGCTCTTTGGTGGCCCTTAGACAAGTTGGTAGGTCTTAGACCAGTTCCTTGCAAACAAAAAAGCACCACAGCTGGCAGCTTTCCTTGGGCTCTCAACACCAGTTAGTTTAATGGTGGAAGAGTTATGTGCTACCCTGGCCAGTGGGACCTGGGCTGTGTcccttccagggctggctccaggcaccagcccaccaagcatgtgcttggggcggcgcctggaggggggcagtgcggcggggtgctccggcccgagagcggggccgcgactgggctcgctgccctccccgcagcactctggccgccagggagagcggagagccccagctgggctcttcgccctcctcccagcgctctggctgccgggggctctccgccctcccaccgggcccgcggccgggctcggcgctctcccctgccgcgcaaaaaagccagagccggccctggtcccttcCCAAACTCACACCACACAGCTCACTGAACAACAGATGGTGATGACTTTTGGATGATCACTACCAGCCAGTGCTGGATCTGAACCTGCTCAGAGGTGAAAGGTTTTGTACCCCCAGCCCCTTTGCCATCCCGTCCCCCCCTGTGTGAGCCCCGTAGTAGCTGTTATTATACAGAGGAGGGTGAGATGGGAAGAACTTACAGGCTGCTCCCTGCCTTCAGCAGTGGGAATTTGGAAGGATGAAGATGATCCCCTGACAGGCTCCAGAACAAGTTCACTTTGTGTTATCAGAGAGGCACCAAACAGGGGAACTTCAAGGGTTAGCTCATCTGTATGTCTCCGGGTCCTCTGAGCCGCCTGCTTCTCTGCATCCTCCTGGCTTTTGGTGCCCATGAACTCAGCCTGGGTGGAAAACTTCTGCAGGTCTAGCTCCGTGCACTCCACTGGGGCATGGGGCCACCTAGGATGCATCTCTGAGGCACATGATGAGAGGGGAGTTTGGGCCTCTGTGAACCCAGCTGTGCCCTGCCTGGCATCTGAGGATGACAGGCCCCCTGCAGAACAGTCGCTGGACCCTGAATTCCTTATCAGGGGTTGGGTCTCCAAGACGCTCCTCGCCAGCTGGGATTTGGGATTGGGGCTGACAGCAATCGCTTCCAAATTGGGCTGGAGAGCAGGGATCTGCAGGCCTATGGCTTCACCATTCGAAATGAACTGAACCGGTTCAACGGGACCTGGAACCAGAAATTCCATGCTTAAAAGTATGTGGGTTTCCCTTCCACCAGCCTCTCCGTCTGCTGAGGACTGGGCTCCCTCCTGTCAGCCACTCCTTAAAAACCCCATTTCCCACGAGGCCCTGCACTGCCACTGCCTGTCTCCAGCCGCAGAGGAACAGACAGGACAGGGCTACTCAGTGCCTTTTGTCCGCGAGGTGGCAGTGAGCACTGCTGAGCAAAGCAAGGCTCCCCGCTCTTCCAGGGGTCGATCACCAGTCCTCCAGAGtcacccccactgcacagccaAGCACTCTCTCCTCCCCAACCCACACATCCCTAGGAGAGAAAGATACTGAAGCTGGAGGAGTGGAACCTACATGTTCCCAGTGCCAGTGCAACGTCTTCTGAGTTCAGAATCCTCCCCAGGCTTCCACCTTTCACCCAGAGGAAGCTTCCTAGTGGCACTGTGCTCTGTCCACCTCGATTATCCCAGTGTCTGACCACACGGCAGCAGCGATTttgacacctccctcccccccaccatgggGTGCTCCTTCCTGCCTGAGGAATGGAAACTGAGCAGACATTAGGGTGTGGGGGTCACAGcccagcctgcccttccccccagaccCAAGCTAAAACAGCAGAGCAATGAGAGAAGTTACCTTCTGCTTGCCCGGAGCAAGGGCTCAGGTTCTTCACACCCAAGCAGCAGGGACTAGACATCTGTTCCTCACAGGGAAACCTGCTTGGCATGGCTGAGTCCCGGAACATCACACTCTGGGCCGAGAAACTCTGGGTCCTCAGAAACACTTTAAAGGATAAAGAGCAAATGATACCAGCGAAGACCTGGCTtgttttcccagaatgcactagGCCATCTAGTATGGCTATTTATTTGGTGACTGTAAAATTCAGGAGCAATCAGGCTTCACTGCCTGGCATGGAGAGGGCTAGTGCTGTGCACTGTTCCCCATGCAGCTGTGCCAACGCACCTCAATCGTATCTCTCTAACCTACTCCTCCTTGCTGTTTTCCTCATCCTCTTAATTGCATCATcctctgctgctccagccctggcgcCCTCACCTCCACAACTGCCAAAATCTCCTCAGTCTTGacccaacctgggaaaaccctagAAGAGAAAGCACTAACCTCAAAAGTGATAACCTCACTGGCCCCATCTGGCACTCTGTTTGAATCTGAGCACTtacattctcctcctcttccctgctatTTCTAAGGaagaaggggcaggggaaggaggaccAGAGGGATGCTGCATTGCATTCACTCACCTTGCTGACACTGGCTCTTCCAGAAGCGCTTGCAGCAGATGATGGCGAGTGCCAGCAGCACCAACACAATGATGACTAGCGCACTGCTGGTTAGCACTAGGAGGGCGGTGTCCTGGGGAGGTACTGTGGGGATCACTACCTTCACCAGGGTAGTCCTGGAGCTGCCTGCAAACATACCAGCCAAAGAAAGAGGTCAGAGCACATGGTGTGCTGCAGGATGCTACAGAGAAGAAAGCAGACTGGATCAGGGCAGCATGGATCCAGCCTGGAGTGATTAGTACATGACCAGTCACAAGGATATTAAACACATACAAACAGATGTCCCTTAGGACAAGAGATCTCAACGTGGAAATTAAAAGCATCTAAgggctaagttccctgtaagctgcgcggcTGCATGGCCACGCAGCATCCTATTTAGCACCGcacaggtgctcagggaaccTGCCCGgggacctgctgctgctgggggggcaccCCATCCTAGCCTGGCCCCCAACCTGCCATGGCCGGGGCGGCCCCCCAGCCCCAACTATGCTGAGGCCTGGACCTTGTAGAACTgataaatgaaattgtttttaattgttcactttattaatgtaacttcataagtaaagttttatgaatgaaacaatattcattcataaaaccggttaccccaataactggctaattaacagttaagatgcttgttaagagccatagctgttcagtcagctgcctttgtaagtttcactatcaatccaattcctgcttaaatcactgagacttgcactgtttcagtattgcaacttctgttcaccatttattacacttgcctacagtgtaacttctgttcactgtttgccatccattatacttgtctatattgtaacttctgttcactgtttgccatattgtaattcaaaccccattttaaaacgcttactccattttgtaagggcttgctgcaaccttcatttttgcaaactctgctgtaatcttattagtttagtttagatgtgtgaatgaggtatgtatggatgatggaatcaacctccagccccagcctgtcctgattaaatagagttcaaacaccaactgctgaagatgcagacaagagccctaacaaagtaagaagaatccaccctaaaaaaaaaaggtacaatagaaggaagatcaaagcccggtcccaggctgaaagtcatgtctgcaattgacaggtgatcaatcaccaaacccagaggcagcgtgacatagcaagacctatagactctggattcaaactaaagcctacaaaaaggatgggtgagatggaaaactttggaggagggtaacattctgctgccaacatggaagggcatcggtgcatgcccaacagagacccagctcgtccttgtgcccggctttcctggccagttagccaccacaagctacgaacccaagctgcaaactcaagccacagactcaagcaggactggtaactatgcagcagctgcagaacatctgatggatgtgtgtgtgtataagtgtgtgtgtgtgtgtttataggtattaggtataatgtgtgtgtattaggattaagatattagttattggtcataaatcaaattatcataataaatgtggcatctttgtcttgacccctaaaacgatcctgtataagtttgtggGACAACAACCTGCGGCAGCCTGGGTGCCCCTACCCTGCCCTGAATCTGGCCAGGGTGGCCCGGCCCGGACCCAGCTGCAGCCGGGGCAGCGCGgcgcacataacaaaattcattccacacat
This genomic interval from Malaclemys terrapin pileata isolate rMalTer1 chromosome 9, rMalTer1.hap1, whole genome shotgun sequence contains the following:
- the EDA2R gene encoding tumor necrosis factor receptor superfamily member 27 isoform X1 is translated as MKRGPVLFFALFLVRKVRGAAPNPMECQESEYLDEHRKCVPCRECGPGWELSKECGYGEGRDAQCTACPPRRFKDSWGFHGCKTCLSCPLINRVQKSNCTATSNAACGECLPGFYSKTRIGGLQDLECIPCTKQTPSSEPQCSSRTTLVKVVIPTVPPQDTALLVLTSSALVIIVLVLLALAIICCKRFWKSQCQQVFLRTQSFSAQSVMFRDSAMPSRFPCEEQMSSPCCLGVKNLSPCSGQAEGPVEPVQFISNGEAIGLQIPALQPNLEAIAVSPNPKSQLARSVLETQPLIRNSGSSDCSAGGLSSSDARQGTAGFTEAQTPLSSCASEMHPRWPHAPVECTELDLQKFSTQAEFMGTKSQEDAEKQAAQRTRRHTDELTLEVPLFGASLITQSELVLEPVRGSSSSFQIPTAEGREQPQVNDVLSLVCEISSVTQGLPIIQLPHSLVLLLGFQLDPCLSGLKNFSHVGVELGVPSHLVSRMSGFKQLVAHLASSGDTVTVPALAQVLQRLQRFDALLLLCDHFILSRAQGCQH
- the EDA2R gene encoding tumor necrosis factor receptor superfamily member 27 isoform X2, translating into MKRGPVLFFALFLVRKVRGAAPNPMECQESEYLDEHRKCVPCRECGPGWELSKECGYGEGRDAQCTACPPRRFKDSWGFHGCKTCLSCPLINRVQKSNCTATSNAACGECLPGFYSKTRIGGLQDLECIPCTKQTPSSEPQCSSRTTLVKVVIPTVPPQDTALLVLTSSALVIIVLVLLALAIICCKRFWKSQCQQVFLRTQSFSAQSVMFRDSAMPSRFPCEEQMSSPCCLGVKNLSPCSGQAEGPVEPVQFISNGEAIGLQIPALQPNLEAIAVSPNPKSQLARSVLETQPLIRNSGSSDCSAGGLSSSDARQGTAGFTEAQTPLSSCASEMHPRWPHAPVECTELDLQKFSTQAEFMGTKSQEDAEKQAAQRTRRHTDELTLEVPLFGASLITQSELVLEPVRGSSSSFQIPTAEGREQPVNDVLSLVCEISSVTQGLPIIQLPHSLVLLLGFQLDPCLSGLKNFSHVGVELGVPSHLVSRMSGFKQLVAHLASSGDTVTVPALAQVLQRLQRFDALLLLCDHFILSRAQGCQH
- the EDA2R gene encoding tumor necrosis factor receptor superfamily member 27 isoform X3; protein product: MKRGPVLFFALFLVRKVRGAAPNPMECQESEYLDEHRKCVPCRECGPGWELSKECGYGEGRDAQCTACPPRRFKDSWGFHGCKTCLSCPLINRVQKSNCTATSNAACGECLPGFYSKTRIGGLQDLECIPCTKQTPSSEPQCSSRTTLVKVVIPTVPPQDTALLVLTSSALVIIVLVLLALAIICCKRFWKSQCQQVFLRTQSFSAQSVMFRDSAMPSRFPCEEQMSSPCCLGVKNLSPCSGQAEGPVEPVQFISNGEAIGLQIPALQPNLEAIAVSPNPKSQLARSVLETQPLIRNSGSSDCSAGGLSSSDARQGTAGFTEAQTPLSSCASEMHPRWPHAPVECTELDLQKFSTQAEFMGTKSQEDAEKQAAQRTRRHTDELTLEVPLFGASLITQSELVLEPVRGSSSSFQIPTAEGREQPPHLRLSHNLAWHHTPRG